In Bacteriovorax stolpii, a single genomic region encodes these proteins:
- a CDS encoding pseudouridine synthase, producing the protein MEPKTTDYCLLQSIDSVEDFLKSTFHASSNKLKKHFKKPFLARSFKEKATLSLPLNFINDGEINPHYEGEEIRIIAEDENFFVFNKNPNQFVHPLTYDESDNCLSFIRTKRPELLSVNRTQYDRGLLYRLDYETSGVMIYVKSDELYKKLRESFSTIAKAKIYWCWVEGEMKLSGSFKHSFSSGEEKGKRVLVAEAGVHSQEGELALKALRYEKSLNRTLVEVTLKTGLRHQIRAQLAYLGYPLVGDKFYGGKEAKRLYLHAQTYRLEVDGKDYSYDSTPLNFDGF; encoded by the coding sequence AGTCGAAGACTTTCTTAAATCTACGTTCCACGCAAGTTCCAATAAATTAAAAAAACATTTTAAGAAGCCTTTTCTTGCAAGAAGCTTCAAAGAAAAAGCCACACTTTCTCTGCCACTTAATTTTATTAATGATGGCGAGATCAATCCGCACTATGAAGGTGAAGAGATCAGGATCATTGCTGAAGATGAAAACTTTTTTGTCTTTAATAAAAATCCTAATCAATTTGTTCACCCGCTGACCTATGATGAAAGTGACAATTGTTTGTCGTTTATCAGAACCAAAAGACCTGAACTCTTGAGTGTTAACCGTACTCAGTATGACCGAGGACTGTTGTATCGCCTAGATTACGAAACTTCAGGTGTGATGATTTATGTAAAGAGCGATGAGCTTTATAAAAAGCTGCGTGAGAGTTTTTCAACTATTGCCAAGGCCAAGATCTACTGGTGCTGGGTGGAAGGCGAAATGAAGCTCTCAGGAAGCTTTAAGCATTCATTCTCTTCAGGCGAGGAAAAAGGAAAGCGGGTGTTAGTGGCCGAGGCAGGAGTTCATTCGCAGGAAGGTGAACTTGCTCTAAAGGCCCTTCGTTATGAAAAGAGTTTAAACCGTACATTGGTGGAGGTGACGTTGAAAACTGGCCTTCGCCACCAGATTCGCGCCCAGCTGGCCTATCTAGGATACCCCTTGGTCGGCGATAAATTTTATGGAGGAAAAGAGGCCAAGAGGCTTTATCTCCATGCCCAGACCTACCGCCTGGAGGTGGATGGAAAGGATTATTCATACGACTCAACCCCCTTAAATTTCGACGGTTTTTAA
- a CDS encoding WYL domain-containing protein, translating into MSDQQIILENSFWKFLVSLEELKEKKELVLFCSSLAIDEDTLTTYCEFLARFKVAAFRDAEYIYPLKEQCRIKMEFTLAEWLALQAVVPKDSQATAYFQQIVQDKMKMAQLAHAQFSLYKAPKGTPVEFTSFEMLKKKIDYDIICRKSMKVKFFTEKECDVFPHRQVYLDGVLCVVGENISDKTLVYFGLEDIKDVENLDLMYEPNLSQIEVNEFIGHLRLINGKEERLVLKIYSQDQSDLLPEHHFLGNPFVTSSTEGDMIWAATLEMCDDVFHWLYKMRDRIEVLDPGHIRKEFSHYCELKKESSNKKAS; encoded by the coding sequence ATGTCGGACCAGCAGATTATTTTAGAGAACAGTTTCTGGAAGTTTTTAGTGTCGCTTGAAGAGCTCAAAGAGAAAAAAGAACTTGTGTTGTTTTGCTCTTCGCTTGCCATTGATGAAGACACTCTTACGACGTATTGCGAATTTTTAGCGCGCTTTAAAGTCGCCGCTTTCAGAGATGCAGAGTACATCTATCCGCTTAAAGAACAATGTAGAATTAAAATGGAATTTACGTTGGCCGAATGGCTGGCCCTTCAGGCGGTGGTGCCGAAGGACTCCCAGGCAACGGCTTATTTCCAGCAGATTGTGCAGGATAAAATGAAAATGGCCCAACTGGCCCATGCTCAATTTTCACTTTATAAAGCTCCGAAAGGAACTCCTGTTGAGTTCACTTCCTTTGAAATGTTAAAAAAGAAAATTGATTACGATATTATCTGTCGCAAATCCATGAAAGTTAAATTTTTTACAGAAAAAGAATGCGACGTTTTTCCACATAGGCAGGTTTATCTCGACGGAGTCCTGTGTGTGGTGGGAGAAAATATCTCCGATAAAACACTGGTGTACTTCGGACTTGAAGACATCAAGGATGTTGAAAATCTGGACCTCATGTATGAACCGAATTTGAGTCAGATTGAAGTTAATGAATTTATCGGACACCTAAGATTAATTAATGGCAAAGAAGAAAGACTGGTTCTAAAAATTTATAGCCAGGATCAATCGGATCTTCTTCCTGAGCACCATTTTCTTGGCAACCCATTTGTCACCTCCAGCACTGAAGGGGACATGATTTGGGCCGCCACGCTTGAAATGTGTGATGATGTTTTTCATTGGTTATACAAAATGAGAGACAGAATTGAAGTCCTGGACCCTGGGCATATCAGAAAAGAGTTTTCTCATTACTGCGAACTTAAAAAAGAAAGCAGCAATAAGAAAGCGTCATAA
- a CDS encoding patatin-like phospholipase family protein, producing MSHPKFGLVLSGGGARAAYQAGVLKGITEIVGDKMGDDPFQIITGISAGAINAAYLASAKNNFNEQVQSLIRIWEELTPENVLRTDIASLGKLSAGWIKDLSFGGMFGRSESTHLLDSTPLRDLLEESIDFDQIEKNIINNKLHGVAVSTTSYATGTSVTFFDSPSVKAYARSARIGLKGPLRLEHVLASSAIPFIFRPVRIKNSFYGDGGIRSNAPLSPAIHLGADKLLAIGVRYFREEMEVKELNQQVEMNNIVLADIVGVLFNSLFLDAIEFDYERLQRINKTVSLLSEDALASHPGQLKKIPTLLIQPSVDLGELAGDQFHRFPKMLRYLLSGIGATEARGADLLSYIAFDKAYTQKLVEIGHKDAHNRAEEIREFFQL from the coding sequence ATGTCTCATCCAAAATTCGGATTGGTTTTAAGCGGTGGGGGCGCAAGAGCAGCCTATCAGGCCGGCGTACTCAAAGGCATCACTGAAATTGTCGGCGACAAAATGGGTGATGATCCTTTTCAAATAATCACCGGTATTTCTGCCGGCGCTATCAATGCAGCTTATCTCGCTTCAGCAAAAAATAATTTTAATGAACAGGTTCAAAGTCTTATCCGGATTTGGGAAGAACTCACCCCTGAGAATGTTTTAAGAACCGACATTGCCTCATTGGGAAAACTCAGTGCCGGCTGGATAAAAGACTTAAGCTTTGGCGGGATGTTTGGAAGATCTGAGTCCACTCATTTGCTCGATTCAACACCACTGCGCGATCTTTTAGAAGAGAGCATCGACTTTGATCAAATTGAAAAAAATATTATCAACAACAAACTTCATGGTGTCGCCGTTTCGACGACGAGCTATGCAACAGGCACGAGCGTGACATTTTTTGATTCTCCGTCAGTCAAAGCTTATGCGCGAAGTGCACGCATTGGTTTAAAGGGACCTTTGCGTTTAGAGCATGTTCTTGCTTCATCGGCGATTCCTTTCATTTTTCGTCCGGTAAGAATAAAAAATAGTTTTTACGGAGATGGAGGAATCAGGTCCAACGCCCCTTTGAGCCCGGCGATTCACCTGGGCGCGGATAAACTTCTGGCGATTGGAGTGAGGTATTTTAGAGAAGAGATGGAAGTCAAAGAACTCAATCAGCAAGTAGAGATGAACAATATTGTCCTTGCTGATATCGTGGGAGTTTTATTTAACTCTCTTTTTCTTGATGCTATCGAATTTGATTATGAAAGACTTCAGCGTATTAATAAAACAGTTTCTCTTCTTAGCGAAGATGCTCTTGCTTCTCACCCCGGGCAGCTAAAAAAGATCCCGACATTACTTATTCAACCTTCTGTTGATTTGGGTGAACTGGCCGGAGATCAGTTTCATCGTTTTCCAAAAATGCTTCGTTATCTCTTAAGCGGTATTGGTGCGACAGAGGCCCGTGGAGCAGATCTTTTAAGCTATATCGCCTTTGATAAGGCCTACACTCAAAAACTAGTGGAAATCGGCCATAAAGATGCTCATAACAGAGCAGAAGAGATCAGAGAGTTCTTCCAATTATAG
- a CDS encoding inner membrane-spanning protein YciB has protein sequence MEQQSKKKSNNFFLISFLPAILYWYLETKYPVKIALMGGIALSIGEILFEKIFTGHIHQLSRFNFFLVVFLGGFSLMEENGIWFKLQPTFSLWAVAVYMWVKLRKGSGFFKEMMMEMRPDGKMPPDHIILSMERNMVILFFCYGLLMGVLALWFPTSLWAFFKTAGLFIVMGIFMVIQTILNRRNMRNPPQE, from the coding sequence ATGGAACAGCAGTCTAAAAAGAAGTCTAATAACTTTTTCCTTATTTCATTTCTTCCGGCCATCTTATATTGGTACCTGGAAACGAAGTATCCGGTAAAAATCGCCTTAATGGGTGGTATTGCTCTTTCTATTGGTGAAATTCTTTTTGAAAAGATCTTCACCGGACATATTCATCAGCTTTCACGATTTAACTTTTTCTTAGTCGTTTTCCTCGGCGGTTTTTCACTGATGGAAGAAAACGGAATCTGGTTTAAACTTCAACCGACCTTTTCTCTTTGGGCCGTGGCCGTTTACATGTGGGTAAAACTTAGAAAAGGCTCGGGCTTTTTTAAAGAGATGATGATGGAGATGAGGCCTGATGGGAAAATGCCACCGGATCATATTATCCTGTCGATGGAAAGAAACATGGTCATCCTGTTTTTCTGTTATGGGCTTTTAATGGGTGTCCTAGCTCTGTGGTTTCCAACTTCACTTTGGGCCTTCTTTAAAACGGCGGGGCTCTTTATCGTCATGGGGATTTTCATGGTGATTCAGACCATTCTAAACCGTCGAAATATGAGAAATCCACCTCAGGAATAA